The following DNA comes from Ricinus communis isolate WT05 ecotype wild-type chromosome 10, ASM1957865v1, whole genome shotgun sequence.
AGATGAAGGGATGAGATATAGTTgaagaaataaacaataacACTTTAAGCTTAGTTCAAAttgcaaaaaataattttaatagcAGAAATATACCAGCATGTGACATGATTAACTTACAGGTAAGGTGGTTATGCCCATCAAATGGGGAGATTAAGGTAATGATAAATTCTGTCAAAGTTGAATTACTATGGATACTATTACATGAAGAGTTGTGTATATGTAACCTGAGCGTAGTTGCTGTAGAAACTCATTCTAGATAAGTTGTATTAATTGGAATAAGATTAGACTGCCGATCtcttgcttttttcttttttgtaagAAGAAGTATGGCCTAGCTTGGCAGAAGTTACTGCCTCGTTTAACACATTCAGACAGAGGAAAACGGTCAAGTCTAAGCCGTTGTTGATGTAAACTACAGGCTTGTGAGATTATATTCAGGACGAGAAGAAGTGGGTCAGAGATGTATTAGGTGAAAGATGCAGATAGGAATAAGGAAATTTCAGATAGAAAACAAGAGGTATCACTGAATTTGTTGCTTAACAATATGTTTTGTTTTGTGCATGCACACACAATTATGGTTTGTTTGTATTTGTGCATTGTCTTCGAGTCCATTCGTGAAATAAAGAGACAAAAAGCCTAGTGGAGAGAGGCCTTGACTAGAAGAATCACATGTCCTTTTATCAAAATCCTGATGAATACTATATTGAAAGTACCCATGTGCAGCATCATTCCACTTGCACATTCTTTTGTCCATATCAttgctttctttgttttcaGTCGGAAACTTGAGTTTGAGagcataaaattataaattcccAGTTGAGGATGTTAGTTAACCATATATCTCTGGTCCAGAAATCAAGGCTCACGGACATTACAAGCTAATCTTTGGTCGATTTCCTGCCTGGTAATCTTGAGATTCTGCAGCAGGCAACTCTGATTTTGTTCTGTTTAACAAAATATGTCCCATTAGTTGAATGAACCTACTTCATTGATTAAAGATTATTCCAACACCACCAAACATATAGTGTTTTactaatcatatatttttccttaagGTGTTCTATAGTTATCACTGAGGTAAGCAAAAGCTAATCATTGATCAACGATTGTATACTGGCAAATGCTGTATGGATCTTGGGTGTGCAATCTGATCAAAATTTCTATAACCATACTGCAAAAGCATAGATAGAGAGATCATAGATAAATGCAGTCATcttaatgattaaaataataatgagaaaactaattaaacagcaaatgcttatgaggtAATTCATTTAAGACGCCCCTGAGAAAACAAAGGTGGAGTGAAACTCAGCTTATTTCCCTGGACTAagtatttgattctttattaagctcattttatcaaaaagaaagaaagaaagaaagcatgCTACATCTCAAGTAACCTGTAGTAATCCAGCCTCAGTGCAACAGAAACAATGTCTGTGACCTCCCCTTTCAGTTGATAGAGCACTGCCAGGAACCTGCATTGAAATCTTTATGCTGACAAATGAGTTAACATATCACCTGAAAAGTACGAACGACTAATGACGAAGCTCAATAGAAATTTTCCTGAACAGGTTAAATTACAAGATGAACTCGCAGGGTGATAAAGAAACAGCATTGGAAAATTAACATCCTGAAACACAAAGAGGAGGTTCAGGACCCAATGTAGCAGTCACCATAAACATCGATGTGAAATTCGTCATTGTGTTAGATCCTCCATATTCAAATCCTTCTCAAGTGTTTAGGACCTGCCACATATAGCATGTCCGGCCAAATCCATTTTAATCCACTAGAAAATGCTTAGTGCTACAAAAGGCTAATTAAACACTTAAAATTTGCATGAAACCAGGAAAAGTTCAAACGAGCATTCCTGCATAATACTTGGCAAACatgttttcattttcataCTAGGTAAATAAGTATAATCCTAAAGCTCATTTGGCACTAATTAAAGAGGATGAAGTCCTTGTAGAATAAACCTGGCTGCATGCAACCAACCGAACTCTTTCACTCGTGACTTTTGAGAAGATTGCAAAGTTTGTTTTCATCAAAGTGGCTGCAAGTCTTGAATCGGCACATGAATACCTGTTGTCCCTGTAAATACAAATATGTCGGTctactctttatatttaatttttaatatttaatatttaataaattaataagtttaaaaaaaccaatttcatttttctttagataattgaaattaaataattaataattctaatatctaatatttttttatccacCAGGgtcaatacaaaaaaaattcattttttcattttaattcagGATCCTCTTTTGGTGTAGAGTGAGTGCAGTCttgctaatttttttctaatattattattttattttctttcccaaaataaaaaatttgtgaGGTTTGAAGCCGTAATTAACAgcaacaatttaaaaaaattatggtcTCATATGATCATATTAAGTAAAAACAGAAGGACTTTCAAGaatatttaaacataatatacaaagaaaattacaaagTCTGACTAGTGTGATTAGCTGTaattaatcaaaaaatttaatgcaACAACAAACCATGCAAAACAATCAGATACAAATCCTAATCTCTggttaaatattaagaaatgtgtttttcttttaatacttTCAATTATCATACGTGTAGGTATGTTATTGTTCAACATCTTATCATACAGAAGCCATAATTGAGAGCATATtcagattttaatttgaatatccAAGTAACATTTGATACGAAAGTTTGCCCATATATATGTAATGGCTGCCCAGCTCGAGTATGTAGCTCCTTGAGACtagagagaaaaaggaaaaaaaacatGTTTTTGTTGTTTATGACCCATAATAATGTAAAGGCTGTCCAGCTTGGATCTCCAGGCTGCGGCTTTTGAGCCTTggaaagaaaatcaagttgtgttttttcttttattgtccATAATTCGCTTAAGGTACACTGGTTTCTTATAATCAAGGAAGACGCCTGATCTGAGCCAAAGATGGGGGATCTTTACCAGTCTCCACCACTTCCCTAAGATCAAGACCCCTTAGAGCCCACACAGCATCATCATCTCCAGGAAAAATTGTGGGTGAAGTGCCTGCAAAAGCACCAGAAACTATGAGTGAACTTTAGGTCTTTTGGTGAGGGTTTCTTCATTTGTTTTCTCTCGAGCACAGTCAACCAAAGATCAAgaatgctctgataccactgaTAGCTTTAGAACAAAGAAAGAAGGCTAAGAATCTTCAGGATCAACAAAAAGTTTTTCTATGATGTGAACTTATAGGCTTTACAAGTAGTTTTTCTAGTCCTAACATATTTGCAAGTTGTTCCAGGGGATCACTTAACCATAATGCAAAACCACAGATAATATGGAAACGGAGTGGAATAGAATAAGACATTCTTATTTGACCACTAAAAAGAATGATGTAATTTATATCAAATGCCACTACAAGGAGGTGGGACGAATGGATATGATCACTGGTCCAATCCCTTAACAACCAAAAAATCAATTCCATTGAAATTCCAAGATGGAGTGAGACTGACCTTATTGCTGCGAACTAGGTATTTGATTCTTTATCAAGCATGCTACATGTCCAGCTACCCATTCTGAGCCAGCTTCAGTACAAGAGAAACAGTGAGTATGACCTTCTCTTTCAATTGATAGAGCAATTTCAGGAACTTGCTTTGAGATCTGTTGAGGACGAGTAAATTAAGTGTCATCCCAGATAAGACTGGATGAAAACAAGCAAAGCAAAGAGAACAAATTTTgttcaaaacaagaaaattcagaATGAGCTTGGCAGTATGAAGCAGGGAGATAAAAATAGCACAACAGAATGGTCATGACTCTCATTGTAGCAGTCACCATAAGCATTCCTATGAAATCTTCATTGTTATCATCCATTTTTTCCAATCCTTTTTAAGTCTAAAGCATTTAGGTCCAGCTCCAATTTTAGTTTACTGGAGGATGCTCGATATTACAATGGTCAAACAAAAACAGTTGTGAAAGTTCGGAAACAGTTAAAAGATGAGTCCTAAGTCCTGCCTAAATCATATTTGCATTCTTGAAAAACAGGTTCCATGGATATCcgcaaaaggaaaaaaaaataaaaagataacacATGATACTTTTCAGATTGAAGggggaaaggaaaaaaaaaagaaaaaaagaaagaagagagacaATGATTCTTCAGAAACTAGACCAAGAATACCACTCTTACCTCCTCAAACAATTGCAGGGGACCCCAGTGGTCATCATCACCAAACAAAAATGTGATTTTATCCTTATTTTCCATCATGAATGTCCAATCCGGCGGCTTCGAAAGCTGAAGTAATTTAAAAGtcacaaataaaagaaaaagaaactgaaGACCATAGTTATCAGAAATCCAGAAATAGAACTCAAGTGAAATAAAGTTGCAAATGCATGACATGGTAAAGTTACTGAAATGATGTGGTTTGTGCTATAGAATGCGAAAACAGAACCATGTGGATGGTCCAATATACCACTGAAGAGTCCTCATAAGATGCTCTGTGAAAGTACATGCATTGCTATTATGAAATCCTAAAGTACAGTATTTTACAGTGTTAAGCTTATAAGCAAGAGTACCTCCCTGAATTCTGTCATCGTCAGATAGAGAATATTCCGGATCATATGGTACtgtaaataatgaaaaataaatagcagtaagtcttttttttcttttttaacgaCCCAACACTTGTGGAAGACGATCTTTTTTAGGATAAATACATTTGTATGATGTCGAAAGTCCTCTAAAGTGAATGCCATTAGAGAGATTGGTAGAGTCATAGATTCGTTTGTTTAAAGAATTAGTGCAACTACATTTGATTCAGGAAGCCAAGAACTTATAtctagagaaaaaaagaaaaacaacacaCTACCTGCGGCAAATGACTACAAGCAGCCTCAGCGGCGGTAGCAGAACATGATTTCCCAATAAACTTGAACACAATTAACCTTAAAGCCCACTTAGGTAGCATTCTTGATAATGCAACACTGAAACTTACGGCTGCAGAGAGGACCGAGGACCTGAAAAGACTCGTCAATTTCTACGATTATCTCTATGCATTAATTGTAAAACACAACACTAAGAATGCAAGAGGATGAATCTAAATTCTAAAGCTAAATAGTAGAGAAAGCAGTCAAGACTGAAGAGATAATGATGAAATGGAAGTCATTCTATGAGTTTTAGATAACTAGATAAGTTAATTTAAAGCCCAATTGTTAGTTAACTcaggattttctttttccccatTGTTGTACCTGTTTCAATCCAGATGTATATCAATTATAATCTAGGAAAACTCCACCAATGAGGAGATGATTTTCTAGGACGTGGAGCTCATAAGCATAGACAAAAGAGTGCGAAAGTGAATCATAGATTAGACGAAATGAAGATAGAAACAGCAATATTATTTGTAATAAAGAAAGCTAGAACTTTACTCTGAAATCGTCCTGATAATAGGCTGCCATATTGACTTCGGGTTTAATGTTAAAAATGGATAGAGTGCTATACAATATATCACCTGTAAATTCCAGGAAGCAGGTTTTTTAAATGCGAAAGCATACGAGACATCTAATATACAAAGTTGTCAGAAAAGATCCATCACCTTCTCTCCACACCTCCTCAGTGTTTCAATAGATATGTATGAACCGATAGAGTGCCCAACCTTCAAAGAGAAATGGCGGGTCAAACAATGAGGATTCGATTATCAGAAATCACCTAGCACAGTCCATTCTGTGATCATGCAGAATCACTCAGGCAAGTAAAATATCAAAACATTTGCTAtgagataaattaaataaaaaataaaggctGGTCACTTCTGTTCCTGAAATGATAATTGAACAAGTAACACAGAAGATAGTGCTGTTCTTGCATTTTGTAAATACTGGAAATCAGTAGAGCAACTGAGAATTAATCTAAGATAAATTATGTGATTACTTTTTCACCAAATGATTATCTTACCAAGATTATAGGAGCCTCGACATTTTGCAATTCATGGGTGATGAAGTCCAcctatgaaaatataaatagcaaGTGGGTACTATAACTTTGCTTCGAAATTAAATGGGAAATTAAACCAGCTTTGCTTAACAAGGTTTCTATATGAGCAAAAGAAGTTTTGCCATATTTCAGGTCATCAATTCTATTATGATGACTGCAAATCAAGCTAAAATCTCCTCTTGATCAGGAGACCCTCTTACTATTGTTAAGGCCAACTGACCTTGTGATCAATCTGCTCTTGCAACGAGAACAACCTTCCATGCTCCCAGTCCTAAGATCAACAAACATCATAATCAATCAagcacaaatatactccaaaGTCACATTACTActacaaacaaaagaaatcataCAATGGcaaatggaaaaaaagaaacaggaCTACCTTTTTGGTATGAGAAATGTGTCCAATAGCTGTAGATGAACACAAAATGTAAAACAATTTGGTTAAATTAGAAAAGTGGTTaacaagagagagagagagattgcCTGTTATGGATGCAACACCTCCAAGCCGCTCATATAAGGATTCTAAAAAGTCCTTGTAGAGTGCAACAAGACCTGTGATTGATCAATATTAACCTCTTATCGTTACTAATTAAATGCTAAATAAtaccaaaaggaaaaaagaaaagcatgcATAACCAACCAGGATTTCCAGGGATAAACAGCACATGTAATTTAGGAAAATCAGCTTCAATCTCTAGCAATTCAGTAGTGTAACTGAGAATagttcatattatatataaagaattgcaataaaaaaaaaaaaaaaaaaagaatcagtataaatacagaaagaaacatatgtataataagaattcaaaattctgGAGATGGAAATTAAAGAACCTGGAGACATTGCATAATCTGAAACTCACAGGTTTCATGATGGTCATTAAATTAAGACTTCAGATGCAAACTATTTTTCCAGAACTAGGCAATATATGAAGATAACACAGCCAGAAACAGGTGTAAGCTAAGATCATCTAATATGGTTCCAGTATGCATACTGGATTGGGAACTTGGCATGTATCTATTTGTTGTCCTTATATGTGACACATACCCATAATATTTGTCCGACTTAAAATGccacaacaaaaagaaattattaagcTTTTTAtgcataattctttttatatgttttgtcTCAGTTAAATTTTTGTAACCTCAATATACCTCTACATTTGTATTAATACGTGGCTTTATAtggttaaaaaattatttttaaaaaaatatctttttaaaaatatcccaaagttaatacaaaaatatcgtttttattatataatttttttaaaaaaataataattttttaattttctctaaCATACAATACAATGTGGTTgcttttcaattattatttttattttttaattacctTACCAAAAATATTCAacgaaaaattaaaactattatttaaaaaaaagtttaaaaattatatttttaatattttaacacaataaaataaaaaaaattaataccttaaatttaataaaagaatattggatatttttattacttttctttaaaaaaacttCATGCAAATAATTGAAAACTATTCTTTCAGATATTAATGAGAATCTATTGTGAGGGATTACAAGTGCAGattgtgaaaaaagaaaacctaagtGCAGGTCCACCTGTTAAATGTTGTTAACCTTGTGCCTACTAATAGAAGTTAGattcaaaatttatgattaCCCCTTATgtaaagggaaaaaaaaaaaaaaaaaaacaagaaagataTTAGGAAATGGTCACCTAATTATTAGATCCTTATTAATGCTTTGTAATTATCCCTTTTGTTAAAGGGgaaaaaagacaaagaagaaagacATATTAACAAATGATCACGACTTAATTAGATCTTAATTAATGCTAATGTGGACTTGCATAAATGAACGTTGACATTGCAGTCACATTCAGAACTATAAAAATGGTGATTGcatctttttaaataattttgagTATAGCAAATTcctaaaatttgattttggaaacaaaatcaagattcttaaattcttttaaaagagattataagaaaactaaaCAAACTGATTAAAAAAGCTATGCCAACTGAGCAAGTTGCAGACATTTTCCACAAGATTCCCTCTTCCTCGATGCttaacaaaaagagaaatttaaaaatctgaGCAAATTCACGAATTTCATTGCAAAGAAACTGTCATGATGTTCATctccaaaattatttttattagttatttaattaaatcttgCAAGTCTTCAACAAACTAAGTCCATAAATTTAACTTTGTTATTAAATAACGATTACTATGATTACATGATAGAGAACTTCTCTAAAATTACTCTTTAACTCCAAGCTATTAACCAACATTATCAAAGCCAAAGGAGATGATTTTCACCAGGAAATAGGAGTTACTTTTGCTGAGCTAAGTTGTTTACGAGcccttatttcttttttacttgttttaaaagaaaaaccaataAGCTTGCAAATTGGAATGATAATGgagttattatttattcttgagaaaatacaaacaaaataaaaatccaagCTCACAGATGCATACTTTATTTACaatgttattatatatataaaagaatggCATGATTGATAATCAGATGTACAGTTGACAAGTAATTAATGATGGGTATCATTCACTTAGGCTCTGACATGCGCAAAGGTGCCTACTTTACTGGCTAGAGCTTAATACTTGATTCTTTAACAAATTTGCTACATGCTGCGCAACCCATGCCGAGCCAGCCTCAGTGCAACAGAAATTATGCATATGTCCTTCCCTTTCAATTGATAAAGCAATGCCAGGTGCCTGCTTCGCGATCTGTGATCAGAAAAGCTGATGAGTGAAACACAAGCCTAGAAAGTTGAACTGAAGAATTTCAATGCAGGAGAAGCTCCATCCTTCGCATATATTCTACCATAATAAGTCTTGAGGGGtaaaacaaaaccaaaaagaaaaactaggcAGCTCTTCAATTATATACCAGTTACCAAGTATTCAAGTGAAACTACTATTAAGACCTCACAGCCAATAACGTCACGAAATCATCACAGGCATACCCAAAGAATAACCTAAACTGCACTTCATCCGTGCTCATATGCATTCCATTGAacctttcaaaaaataaagtttttcaATACAAAGAAATCCTGAACACATCACTTACCTCTTCATACATCTCCAGTGGACCCCAGTGATCATCAACACCAAACAGGAAAGCTATTTTACTTTGATTTTCTCTCATAAATGCCCAGTCTGGTTTTTCAGAAAGCtaacaaaaaagaatcatAGTTAACAAAGGTTCCACACATTTTAGCACGCTCATGCGTACTTTGAAGCCCACTTAAATCTTTTGTTGCAGTCAAAGAGGCGGCATACGTTAGAATAAgcataaaaaagtttaaagttTTTGAGATGTTTCTCATGCAAATTtccaaataatgaaaatatgaaataaaatttcaaacaacAATAGCACCACATGTGGTTTTCCATAATATAACCTGTCTATCTATTAGGAACTAATttcatttgaataaaattCTATAGCAATTCATTTGTGCTCGAACTTTTGATGTGCTATATATTTATGGCTACAGAATAAAGATATAAACATCATATTTGCAACGAATGTAGGATTGATATTTGATTtgatatttcattttctagaAAGCCCTACATGCACTAACAAAGGAGGCAAGTGAGAAAATAAGATGGAGAAAGAGCCTGTCTTTCAAATGAATCATTTGGAGTTCCAAGCATGAAAAGTGTAGAATATAAATGAAGTGCTAAAATTTTGTggaatttatttgataaaaatcaCTACACATATAGAAGCTTGGATTCAAAAACACGATTGTTTATGCCACATTTACTACTTTACAATGACACTTTTAAAAAGCAAGAAACAATACCTTTCTAAATTCTGTCAGTGCCATAAAGATCATATTCCGGAAGGTGTGATACTGTCAATAAAcaagatataaaattaaaaacgaTTCACAGATCCCATATATGTAGAAATTGATGCTAAAACCTTACAACACTGAGAGAAAAGAACATGAATGCCAGTATGTGGTTTAGAAAGTCCACAACCATGTATGTTATTTAATGCATATTTCCAGGCCATGAAGGCAAGTTAAAGGGCATACCTGTAGCAAATGACTGCAAGCAGCGTCAACAGCACTAATAGACCATGACTTCCCAATAGATTTTGACACAATTAATCTGGAAGCACATCTAGGTAGCACTCCCACT
Coding sequences within:
- the LOC8271110 gene encoding lipid droplet-associated hydrolase-like isoform X3, translating into MTIMKPVSFRLCNVSSYTTELLEIEADFPKLHVLFIPGNPGLVALYKDFLESLYERLGGVASITAIGHISHTKKDWEHGRLFSLQEQIDHKVDFITHELQNVEAPIILVGHSIGSYISIETLRRCGEKVIYCIALYPFLTLNPKSIWQPIIRTISESSVLSAAVSFSVALSRMLPKWALRLIVFKFIGKSCSATAAEAACSHLPQYHMIRNILYLTMTEFRELSKPPDWTFMMENKDKITFLFGDDDHWGPLQLFEEISKQVPEIALSIEREGHTHCFSCTEAGSEWVAGHVACLIKNQIPSSQQ
- the LOC8271110 gene encoding lipid droplet-associated hydrolase-like isoform X1 encodes the protein MTIMKPVSFRLCNVSSYTTELLEIEADFPKLHVLFIPGNPGLVALYKDFLESLYERLGGVASITGNLSLSLVNHFSNLTKLFYILCSSTAIGHISHTKKDWEHGRLFSLQEQIDHKVDFITHELQNVEAPIILVGHSIGSYISIETLRRCGEKVIYCIALYPFLTLNPKSIWQPIIRTISESSVLSAAVSFSVALSRMLPKWALRLIVFKFIGKSCSATAAEAACSHLPQYHMIRNILYLTMTEFRELSKPPDWTFMMENKDKITFLFGDDDHWGPLQLFEEISKQVPEIALSIEREGHTHCFSCTEAGSEWVAGHVACLIKNQIPSSQQ
- the LOC8271110 gene encoding lipid droplet-associated hydrolase-like isoform X2; translated protein: MTIMKPVSFRLCNVSSYTTELLEIEADFPKLHVLFIPGNPGLVALYKDFLESLYERLGGVASITGNLSLSLVNHFSNLTKLFYILCSSTAIGHISHTKKDWEHGRLFSLQEQIDHKVDFITHELQNVEAPIILVGHSIGSYISIETLRRCGEKVIYCIALYPFLTLNPKSIWQPIIRTISESSVLSAAVSFSVALSRMLPKWALRLIVFKFIGKSCSATAAEAACSHLPQLSKPPDWTFMMENKDKITFLFGDDDHWGPLQLFEEISKQVPEIALSIEREGHTHCFSCTEAGSEWVAGHVACLIKNQIPSSQQ
- the LOC8271110 gene encoding lipid droplet-associated hydrolase-like isoform X4, producing MTIMKPVSFRLCNVSSYTTELLEIEADFPKLHVLFIPGNPGLVALYKDFLESLYERLGAIGHISHTKKDWEHGRLFSLQEQIDHKVDFITHELQNVEAPIILVGHSIGSYISIETLRRCGEKVIYCIALYPFLTLNPKSIWQPIIRTISESSVLSAAVSFSVALSRMLPKWALRLIVFKFIGKSCSATAAEAACSHLPQYHMIRNILYLTMTEFRELSKPPDWTFMMENKDKITFLFGDDDHWGPLQLFEEISKQVPEIALSIEREGHTHCFSCTEAGSEWVAGHVACLIKNQIPSSQQ